The following is a genomic window from Vitis vinifera cultivar Pinot Noir 40024 chromosome 6, ASM3070453v1.
AAATGATATTTtacataattaaaatcaaattattttaagcaACGTGTCATCATGAAGGGGAAGTTGACATAATCACAATAGCCGTCGGGTGTAtggaaatttttaatatttatttaagtttattattttttatataaaggtGACAtggttaaaaaaatgtataagtttttaattaattttaattttttataataaattatttttcaatatttttttatccttttttagaAGCTGAgatcatttattaaatattgaGAAGAAATTTGACTTTGCTCTTCCCTTCACCCCCTTTTCCTTAACACTTcaaaaaacttcataaaggGCGGTTCACCTCCAAGTGAAATCCTAGAGAGTCTACGTGTCAAAGTCAAGAAAAATGCACGCGAAGGTCGGCCCCGTTGgatattacttatttatttatttatttatttcttcttattattattatccatgTGTTCACTACTCAACCATTGATCATCCTTTCAAAAATCCATTTAATATTTCTGCCAGTCTTCACTTGCTAGAAAATTCCTGCATGGCGATTGGTAAATTCAAAATCCACCGCCCTCATTTACAAATCATCATTTGCCCAACGCAGCTCTTCTTTAGAAGCTCAAAAAATAATGGGAAAACACAAAGACAACCGCCTCCACCACAAACCTATATAACCTATATAAGCCAGATCACTAGTCTTCAGGTTTTCTCCACGGTCGAACAAGCATGGGAGAAGGCCCCAGTGACAACACGCACCGTCACTCCCTGGAAGACAAagacgacgacgacgacgaGGAAGGCTGCGATGCTGAGGTTTGGGAGACTCTGAGTAGGAGCTTCGACCAGGTTCAGTCGGTTTTGGATCAAAATCGGTTGCTAATTCAGCAAGTTAATGAGAATCAGCAGTCTCGGATTCACGACAATCTGGTCAAGAATGTCTCCCTGACTCGGGAGATTAACGGCAACATCTGTAAGGTCATTTCTATGTACTCCAAACTGTCTGCCGATTTCGTTGACATTGTCCGGCGGCGGCGGGCCGAGAACGATGGCGAcgagaagaagaaggaagagaGCGTGGACTTGAATCTACCGCCATCGCGATGAAACGATCAATTTCAGTAATTTCGTTGACGCTgagctttctttttttttgttgtgggAATAAGATTAATTTCGGTGTTTGCTTTAGAGTGTGAGATGATTCATGTTTTTGTGTTTCCAGGTTCCACTGTCCTCTGATTGGGTACTGTTTGCAAAGACTCAAAAGCCTGTCTTATGCGtgtatacatatttttttttatatgaaaaaataatatcttttaaaattgttttatgttataaaatatgagattttataGATATCCATTCATAAATATCTTTTTGTaactccttaaaaaataaaaggaccCTGATGAAATTTTATAGAGTTTTCTCATGCATTCTATTATTCTCTTTCTTACTTTCTTCTTGTCTCACTTTA
Proteins encoded in this region:
- the LOC104879529 gene encoding protein EARLY FLOWERING 4; protein product: MGEGPSDNTHRHSLEDKDDDDDEEGCDAEVWETLSRSFDQVQSVLDQNRLLIQQVNENQQSRIHDNLVKNVSLTREINGNICKVISMYSKLSADFVDIVRRRRAENDGDEKKKEESVDLNLPPSR